A genomic stretch from Leptospira licerasiae serovar Varillal str. VAR 010 includes:
- the pheS gene encoding phenylalanine--tRNA ligase subunit alpha: protein MNLSEELDKIFEEANRLIGSSVDEADLDKNKNEYLGKKGKLTSVLKNLASLSIEEKKTVGQKANDLSKSLEEIVSKTRENLKAKGFKEQSEKEWFDVLRPLGETEPGTLHPITKIQYEIEDIFTSMGFEIWDGPEVETDFNNFGALNFTDDHPARDMQDTFYLENGSLLRTHTSAIQVRALRKLKPPFKIIGPGRVFRYEEVDASHETSFYQIEGMVVGKDISAGNMLYTMEVLLSRVFEKEVKTRLRPGFFPFVEPAFELDINCQVCGGSGCSVCKHSGWLELMPCGLVHPNVFKLNGLDPKEWTGFAFGLGLDRLVMMKYGIHDIRYLHSGNLRFLKQF, encoded by the coding sequence ATGAATCTATCGGAAGAATTAGACAAAATTTTTGAAGAAGCAAATCGTCTGATCGGATCTTCCGTAGACGAAGCGGACCTGGACAAAAATAAGAACGAGTATCTTGGTAAAAAAGGAAAACTTACCTCCGTACTCAAAAACTTAGCTTCCTTATCTATCGAAGAAAAAAAAACCGTAGGTCAAAAGGCGAACGATCTTTCAAAAAGTCTGGAAGAGATCGTTTCCAAAACCAGAGAAAATCTCAAAGCCAAAGGTTTTAAAGAGCAATCCGAAAAAGAATGGTTCGATGTCCTTCGTCCTTTGGGAGAGACTGAGCCTGGCACGTTACATCCTATTACAAAAATACAATATGAGATCGAAGACATATTCACTTCTATGGGTTTCGAGATCTGGGATGGACCGGAAGTAGAAACGGACTTCAACAATTTCGGAGCACTGAACTTTACGGACGATCACCCTGCGAGAGATATGCAGGATACTTTTTATTTGGAAAACGGAAGCCTTCTCCGCACCCATACTTCCGCGATCCAAGTTCGTGCATTAAGAAAATTGAAACCTCCATTCAAGATCATTGGACCAGGACGAGTATTCCGTTACGAAGAAGTAGACGCTTCTCATGAAACATCCTTTTATCAAATAGAAGGTATGGTGGTCGGAAAAGACATTTCCGCGGGAAATATGCTCTATACGATGGAAGTCCTACTTTCCAGAGTTTTTGAGAAGGAAGTAAAGACCAGACTTAGACCTGGATTTTTCCCGTTCGTAGAACCTGCATTCGAGTTAGATATCAACTGTCAGGTATGCGGAGGAAGCGGCTGCTCCGTATGTAAACACTCCGGTTGGTTGGAATTGATGCCTTGCGGTTTAGTGCATCCTAACGTTTTCAAATTGAACGGTTTAGATCCGAAAGAATGGACTGGTTTTGCATTCGGATTAGGATTGGATAGGCTGGTAATGATGAAATACGGGATCCACGATATCCGTTATCTTCATTCAGGAAACCTAAGATTCTTAAAACAATTCTAA
- a CDS encoding acyl-CoA thioesterase has translation MIITPIQTRWNDLDPFAHVNNARYMSYFEIGRVDYCSKKFNTKDIYDVPFLLARMEVDMLKAVELFDPIQVWTCVSKIGNKSWDFTSLIRHSETQEIFTKAKTVQVSYDHRTKTSIPIPDWIRKILEEDLEKFKAAFGNVD, from the coding sequence ATGATTATCACTCCGATCCAGACGAGATGGAACGATTTGGATCCTTTCGCTCATGTGAACAATGCAAGATACATGTCTTATTTCGAAATAGGAAGAGTGGATTATTGCTCTAAAAAGTTTAATACAAAAGATATCTACGATGTACCTTTCTTACTCGCCAGGATGGAAGTGGATATGCTCAAAGCAGTGGAACTTTTCGATCCCATTCAAGTTTGGACCTGTGTTTCCAAAATAGGGAATAAGTCTTGGGATTTTACTTCTTTGATAAGACATTCTGAAACACAGGAAATTTTTACTAAAGCAAAAACGGTCCAAGTATCTTACGACCATAGAACCAAAACATCCATTCCGATCCCGGATTGGATCCGCAAAATTTTGGAAGAGGATTTGGAGAAATTCAAAGCCGCTTTCGGAAACGTGGATTAA
- a CDS encoding SRPBCC domain-containing protein gives MEIKYEIYIAASPEQVWDILVSNEKSSKIFHGCGIESDFKTGSNYAYIGPGPSGDRTVHVEGKILEIVPNKILSMTLLVGSVYGEHYKNFESRTIYTLEPYGKLTRLKLVNDQIKEGDPSYERSADGGWARVLSSIKSLAETGKPLELPMGEG, from the coding sequence ATGGAAATCAAATATGAAATTTATATAGCAGCAAGCCCGGAACAAGTTTGGGACATTCTAGTTTCTAATGAAAAGAGTAGCAAAATTTTCCATGGTTGCGGGATCGAATCGGATTTCAAAACAGGAAGTAATTACGCCTACATCGGCCCTGGACCTTCCGGAGACAGAACAGTCCATGTAGAAGGAAAAATTTTGGAGATCGTTCCAAACAAAATTCTATCCATGACCCTATTAGTTGGTTCCGTATACGGAGAACATTACAAAAACTTTGAGTCCAGGACAATTTATACTTTGGAACCTTATGGTAAGTTAACCAGATTAAAACTAGTGAACGATCAAATTAAAGAAGGAGATCCTTCCTACGAACGTTCTGCTGACGGAGGTTGGGCAAGAGTTTTATCTTCTATCAAAAGTTTAGCGGAAACAGGAAAACCTTTAGAACTTCCGATGGGAGAAGGTTGA
- a CDS encoding helix-turn-helix domain-containing protein yields the protein MEEIIQGPILKTDLNKPKGIIKSFAGENWSLTRSAPSQGLSFFVEHYWSVRWDMREVGPKVQENLPHPSVHLVFEKNNTKIFGVVSGRFAQRLEGEGRVFGIKFRPGAFYPFYKRSLSEITDRTIRIEEVFGTPTEPLEREVFELESESDLVQFAENFLYERLPEEDETITWINDLTEKVSNDRSILKVEDMVKLSGMNKRSLQRIFNQYVGVGPKWVINRYRMFEILDRITKDTDWVELALELGYFDQAHFIKDFKRMVGKSPEEYSKSIPES from the coding sequence TTGGAAGAAATAATCCAGGGTCCTATCTTGAAAACAGACTTAAACAAACCCAAAGGGATCATAAAGTCCTTCGCAGGAGAGAATTGGAGTTTAACTAGAAGCGCTCCTTCTCAGGGATTAAGTTTTTTTGTAGAACATTATTGGTCAGTGCGTTGGGATATGAGAGAAGTAGGACCAAAGGTACAAGAAAATCTTCCTCATCCTTCCGTTCATTTGGTTTTCGAAAAGAATAACACTAAAATTTTCGGAGTGGTTAGTGGTAGGTTCGCGCAAAGGTTAGAAGGAGAAGGTCGCGTATTCGGAATAAAATTCAGGCCCGGTGCATTCTATCCCTTTTATAAAAGATCGCTTTCTGAGATCACTGATAGAACAATTCGGATTGAAGAAGTTTTTGGAACTCCAACAGAACCTTTAGAAAGAGAAGTATTCGAATTAGAGTCTGAATCCGATCTTGTACAATTTGCAGAAAACTTTTTATACGAAAGACTTCCGGAAGAAGATGAAACAATCACTTGGATCAACGATCTGACTGAAAAAGTTTCTAACGATAGATCTATCTTAAAAGTAGAAGATATGGTCAAACTTTCAGGAATGAATAAACGATCTTTACAACGTATCTTTAATCAATATGTGGGAGTCGGTCCTAAATGGGTGATCAATCGTTATAGAATGTTCGAGATCTTAGATCGAATTACCAAAGATACAGACTGGGTCGAGTTAGCATTGGAGTTAGGATATTTCGATCAGGCTCATTTTATAAAAGATTTCAAAAGAATGGTGGGTAAAAGTCCGGAAGAATATTCCAAAAGTATTCCGGAATCTTAA
- a CDS encoding ankyrin repeat domain-containing protein, with the protein MEIIFERPSVTWKSHNVGIPTRSSFFKFACIFLFFLISSSELLSKENSVQKIYIHKLKLESGVPKYLESRFRNGIINSILKNFEGKFNIADDDSLAALLKQVELSQKLNCSDEICMKQIADAIDADELISGTIFQTNKGYKINLRSQKRDSVALTYTIKTSFDLEFPEYQIDYYSSEAGRKLIDPRYAINFAAAFPGAIEKIEFPNFKIQDDKTGEINVLNFKIEDQSAKSFIETIRPKLSKADDLVKEKLYEKSILEYGDTLNALEQRLSDRSKTEMSDYLKNIRGKISNSYFLIYKDKLSEMDLAAQKGGEISFLKRLNGEYKDLKKDYTTKTPFSFRLSEFEKALDDRIEKLNFLIFGLQEKEGDRLYADFDFTGAILNYRSVRNELIKLKSGPESSALKARVERKILTSETTGRSYLQSKLSGSYQNLEKSFLAEALESDPDRKKNYAEKIGEGFKQILEILARSEFVSEEQIKYFNHFRTKAAPQIGKNLFDQETADLLLHEGIDKKSKTQVDTCIKLGANPNSIQSDSGKSAAQRLAESDTILISPDSLKILRNSIKTNSSLDSDFFESVRQRKIDDINRFVLRGSDPNTKDYLDNTPLHKSAGFGYYEVSSFLLQIGAELNSKNGEGETPLHRAVLHGFYELCVLFLRSGADPNATRNDGMTPLHLAVQFPEITRLLLQRGSDLNMKNDEGWTPVHKAAESGDPESLKLLIQAGARVNEKDNIGWTPMDWAVQKNRYENPNIVKILKKAGAECQVNCVE; encoded by the coding sequence TTGGAAATTATTTTTGAAAGACCTTCTGTAACCTGGAAATCTCACAATGTAGGAATTCCTACAAGAAGCAGTTTTTTTAAATTTGCTTGCATCTTTTTATTTTTTCTTATCTCGAGCTCAGAACTTCTCTCGAAAGAAAATTCAGTCCAAAAGATCTATATACATAAACTCAAATTAGAGAGTGGAGTTCCTAAATATTTAGAGAGCAGATTTAGAAACGGGATCATCAATTCTATATTAAAAAATTTTGAAGGAAAGTTCAATATAGCCGACGACGATTCTTTGGCAGCGCTTCTCAAACAAGTAGAACTGAGCCAAAAATTAAATTGCAGCGACGAGATCTGTATGAAGCAGATCGCAGATGCAATCGATGCAGACGAACTGATCTCCGGCACTATTTTTCAAACGAATAAAGGTTATAAGATCAATTTGAGATCTCAAAAAAGGGACTCAGTCGCGTTAACTTATACGATCAAAACTTCTTTCGATCTGGAATTTCCAGAATACCAAATCGATTATTATTCTTCGGAAGCGGGACGTAAACTAATCGATCCAAGATATGCGATCAATTTTGCAGCCGCATTTCCCGGAGCAATAGAAAAGATAGAATTTCCTAATTTCAAGATCCAAGACGATAAAACTGGAGAGATCAATGTCCTAAATTTCAAAATAGAGGACCAAAGCGCTAAAAGTTTTATAGAAACAATCCGGCCCAAACTTTCCAAGGCAGACGATCTAGTAAAAGAAAAACTCTACGAGAAATCCATTCTAGAATATGGGGACACATTAAACGCATTGGAACAAAGACTTTCGGACAGATCTAAAACGGAAATGTCGGATTATCTGAAAAATATCAGAGGAAAAATATCAAATTCTTATTTTTTAATATATAAAGATAAATTATCCGAAATGGACTTAGCCGCTCAGAAAGGAGGAGAGATCTCATTTTTAAAAAGATTAAATGGAGAATATAAGGATCTCAAAAAAGATTACACTACTAAAACACCTTTTTCCTTCCGATTGTCTGAGTTTGAAAAAGCGTTAGATGATCGGATCGAAAAACTGAATTTTCTGATCTTTGGACTTCAAGAGAAAGAAGGAGATCGACTTTATGCGGATTTCGATTTTACGGGAGCTATCTTAAATTACAGATCTGTTAGAAACGAGCTTATCAAATTGAAGTCCGGACCTGAATCCTCCGCATTAAAGGCAAGAGTAGAAAGAAAGATCCTTACTTCCGAAACAACAGGGAGATCCTATCTACAAAGTAAACTTTCAGGGTCATACCAAAATTTAGAAAAATCCTTTTTAGCGGAAGCATTAGAGTCGGATCCTGACCGCAAAAAAAATTATGCGGAAAAGATAGGAGAAGGTTTCAAACAGATCCTAGAGATTTTAGCTCGGTCCGAATTTGTTTCAGAAGAGCAGATCAAATATTTCAACCACTTCCGAACCAAGGCAGCTCCTCAGATTGGCAAAAATCTATTCGATCAGGAAACTGCGGACCTTCTTCTTCATGAAGGAATTGATAAAAAATCCAAAACACAAGTGGATACTTGCATTAAGTTAGGAGCCAATCCGAATTCTATCCAATCCGACTCAGGCAAAAGCGCTGCCCAAAGATTAGCGGAAAGTGATACAATCTTGATCAGTCCTGATTCCTTAAAAATTTTAAGAAATTCAATTAAGACCAATTCAAGTTTAGATTCGGATTTTTTTGAATCAGTTCGCCAAAGAAAAATAGATGATATCAATCGATTTGTACTAAGAGGTTCCGATCCAAACACAAAAGATTATTTAGATAACACTCCTCTTCATAAGTCTGCAGGTTTCGGATATTATGAAGTATCTTCCTTTCTTTTACAGATCGGAGCAGAGTTAAATTCTAAAAATGGAGAAGGAGAAACTCCTCTACATAGAGCAGTTCTTCATGGGTTTTATGAATTATGTGTATTGTTTTTAAGATCTGGGGCTGATCCAAATGCAACTCGGAATGATGGAATGACTCCTTTACATTTAGCAGTTCAATTTCCTGAGATCACAAGATTACTTTTGCAAAGAGGATCTGATCTGAACATGAAGAATGACGAGGGCTGGACACCTGTTCATAAAGCTGCAGAAAGCGGAGATCCTGAATCCTTAAAACTTTTGATCCAAGCAGGCGCAAGAGTAAACGAAAAAGATAATATTGGTTGGACTCCTATGGACTGGGCAGTTCAAAAGAATCGATACGAAAATCCTAATATAGTTAAGATCTTAAAAAAAGCAGGAGCAGAATGCCAGGTAAACTGTGTGGAGTGA
- a CDS encoding TlpA family protein disulfide reductase — protein sequence MKTILWILILLLTFGSLSSVPKDQNEIQNIPLYSLDLERKTLYQELNRIPEEDLVILNFTSSDCPPCKEEVPNLLEYSKKWNGSHPKRKLHLWIVFVGDDPSSVSKLATELGIKKQASLYFDSLQTSMRILEFPGTPTTMVVQKKNVLFKEYGYTQENWSKMISVLENRR from the coding sequence ATGAAAACGATCCTTTGGATATTAATCTTATTGTTAACTTTCGGAAGTCTTTCCTCTGTTCCAAAAGACCAAAATGAGATCCAAAACATTCCTCTCTATTCGTTGGATCTTGAAAGAAAAACATTGTATCAAGAACTTAACCGAATCCCGGAAGAAGATTTGGTAATCCTAAATTTCACTAGTTCCGATTGTCCTCCTTGCAAAGAAGAAGTTCCTAACCTCTTGGAATATTCGAAAAAATGGAATGGATCTCATCCAAAAAGAAAGTTACATCTTTGGATCGTTTTTGTGGGAGATGATCCAAGTTCGGTCTCCAAATTAGCGACTGAACTCGGGATTAAAAAGCAAGCTTCCTTATATTTTGATAGCTTACAGACCAGTATGAGAATTTTGGAATTTCCAGGAACTCCAACAACTATGGTGGTACAAAAGAAAAACGTCCTATTCAAAGAATACGGATACACTCAGGAGAATTGGTCCAAAATGATCTCCGTTCTGGAAAATAGGAGGTAA
- a CDS encoding acetyl-CoA acetyltransferase — protein sequence MKDAVYVLGGEQTDFQRNWTKEGKTFMSLFREAVQDGLEKVGLTPEEIKKLNKQNRIGVFVGNFDGEQYAVQGHLGAFLTEVDPCFFGVPGARYEAACASGSVALDAAQTKLRAKDYDVAIVVGMEIMKTVSSSVGGDFLGTAAYYEKEAKGVQFPFPKLFGKLADVLLERYKLDEKRYMGALAEISRINYANAKRNPKAQTRSWFMNNEHANARGGEFNMAVGGRLAITDCSQVTDGAALVVLANKNYAEEFAKKKGTKLSAYPKIKGWGHRVAPITFEAKVAESKGDKWVLPWTRQTVKDAFDRSGLNTKDIDVFETHDCFTSSEYAAISAFGITQPGKEHEAIEDGVIDFHGKKPINPSGGLIGAGHPVGASGVRMMLDIYKQVTGTAGDYQVEGAKNGLMLNIGGSATTNYVFVVGK from the coding sequence ATGAAAGATGCAGTTTACGTACTCGGCGGAGAACAAACAGACTTCCAACGTAACTGGACTAAAGAAGGAAAAACCTTCATGTCCTTGTTCAGGGAAGCCGTTCAAGACGGATTAGAAAAAGTTGGTCTTACTCCCGAAGAGATCAAAAAGTTAAATAAACAAAACCGTATCGGAGTTTTCGTAGGGAACTTTGACGGGGAACAGTATGCAGTCCAAGGACATTTAGGCGCTTTTTTAACCGAAGTTGATCCTTGTTTCTTCGGAGTTCCAGGCGCTCGTTATGAAGCAGCTTGTGCTTCCGGATCCGTTGCTCTTGATGCTGCTCAAACCAAACTTCGCGCTAAAGATTATGACGTAGCGATCGTTGTAGGTATGGAAATCATGAAGACAGTTTCTTCTTCTGTTGGAGGAGACTTCTTAGGAACAGCAGCTTATTACGAAAAAGAAGCTAAGGGAGTTCAATTCCCATTCCCTAAACTTTTCGGAAAACTCGCAGACGTTCTTTTAGAGCGTTATAAGTTAGATGAAAAACGTTATATGGGAGCACTTGCGGAAATTTCTAGAATTAATTACGCAAACGCTAAACGTAACCCTAAAGCTCAAACTCGTTCTTGGTTCATGAACAACGAACATGCGAACGCAAGGGGCGGAGAGTTCAATATGGCAGTGGGTGGACGTCTTGCGATCACCGACTGTTCTCAGGTAACCGACGGCGCTGCGTTAGTAGTTCTTGCTAACAAGAACTACGCGGAAGAATTCGCTAAGAAAAAAGGGACCAAACTATCCGCTTATCCTAAGATCAAAGGATGGGGACACAGAGTTGCTCCGATCACTTTCGAAGCGAAAGTTGCCGAATCCAAAGGAGACAAATGGGTTCTTCCTTGGACTCGTCAAACCGTTAAAGACGCATTCGATCGTTCCGGTCTAAACACTAAGGACATCGACGTTTTCGAAACTCACGACTGTTTTACTTCTTCCGAGTATGCAGCGATCTCCGCATTCGGGATCACTCAACCTGGTAAAGAACACGAAGCGATCGAAGACGGAGTAATCGACTTCCACGGCAAAAAACCGATCAACCCATCCGGCGGACTTATCGGAGCGGGACACCCAGTAGGAGCTTCCGGTGTTAGAATGATGTTAGACATCTACAAACAAGTTACCGGAACTGCAGGTGATTACCAAGTAGAAGGCGCTAAAAACGGACTGATGCTCAATATTGGCGGATCTGCAACCACCAATTACGTGTTCGTAGTCGGAAAATAA